The following proteins come from a genomic window of Methanothermobacter thermautotrophicus:
- a CDS encoding TetR/AcrR family transcriptional regulator, with protein sequence MRGIMVSTENRITDAARELFIKKGYRGTTTREIASRAGVSEVTVFRKFGSKKNLLKRIMDESIERISPALQVLEGDGEPRDVLEEVSQQLVRVMVREKIDLLFVMMVERELEEHGFEEWEIPDSAGRLIYDSIEGYLRKKIREGSIRAVDPGTVAEMMISYISHASLSSHFRGHETPAAGRFIDILWEGIGGGGMIKG encoded by the coding sequence ATGCGTGGTATCATGGTCTCCACAGAGAATAGAATAACCGACGCTGCAAGGGAACTGTTCATAAAAAAGGGATACAGGGGTACAACTACCCGGGAAATTGCATCCCGGGCCGGTGTGAGTGAAGTAACAGTCTTCAGGAAATTTGGATCCAAGAAAAACCTTCTAAAAAGGATAATGGATGAGAGCATCGAAAGGATATCACCGGCCCTCCAAGTCCTTGAGGGAGATGGTGAACCCCGTGATGTGCTGGAGGAGGTCAGCCAGCAGCTTGTAAGGGTAATGGTCCGGGAGAAGATTGACCTTCTATTCGTGATGATGGTAGAGAGGGAACTTGAAGAACACGGCTTTGAGGAGTGGGAGATCCCTGACTCAGCTGGCAGATTGATATACGATTCAATTGAGGGTTACCTCAGGAAGAAGATCAGGGAGGGATCCATAAGAGCCGTGGATCCAGGGACAGTCGCAGAGATGATGATAAGTTACATCTCCCATGCAAGCCTCAGTTCACACTTCCGTGGACATGAAACACCTGCAGCAGGGAGGTTCATAGACATACTCTGGGAGGGCATAGGAGGAGGTGGTATGATTAAGGGATAG
- the tsaA gene encoding tRNA (N6-threonylcarbamoyladenosine(37)-N6)-methyltransferase TrmO, with protein MSDMEIRIRPVGVVRSPFRTRSNAPAQGRFSSEESEIHIFPEYLDAVDGLELFRHIFVLYWQHLAERNVLRVVPRGKRKKRGVFSTRAPARPNPVGLCLVELLECGEILRVRGLDALDGSPVIDIKPYYEDIDSPGR; from the coding sequence ATGAGTGACATGGAGATAAGGATAAGGCCCGTCGGGGTTGTAAGGTCCCCCTTCAGGACCAGGAGCAATGCACCGGCACAGGGAAGGTTTTCCAGCGAGGAGAGTGAGATCCACATCTTTCCAGAGTACCTGGATGCGGTGGACGGCCTTGAACTCTTCAGACACATCTTTGTTTTATACTGGCAGCACCTGGCTGAGAGGAACGTTTTGAGGGTGGTGCCGCGGGGTAAAAGGAAGAAGAGGGGGGTTTTCTCTACCAGGGCTCCTGCGAGGCCCAACCCTGTGGGGCTCTGTCTTGTTGAGCTACTTGAATGCGGGGAGATACTGAGGGTCAGGGGCCTTGATGCCCTGGACGGTTCCCCTGTTATTGACATAAAGCCATACTATGAGGATATAGATTCACCTGGGCGGTGA
- a CDS encoding YIP1 family protein encodes MNRIMNFSRDMILVLVSPEEAFRRVRERGLQGQGLYLYVFLAAFLGYMLGGVVSAVTGAGILVPVFFAVAVLIVSFIKLILWALISHIVASRVFSGVGTFSGTLKMMGFAAAPFVVGIFAFMTLILWGTIFTSTALMVVMYIWTITTAVAAVDAEHGIGYGRAFLSVFALPAVVVTVLMMILGVL; translated from the coding sequence TTGAACAGAATAATGAACTTTTCAAGGGACATGATACTTGTCCTTGTATCACCCGAGGAGGCCTTCAGGAGGGTCCGGGAGAGGGGACTTCAAGGGCAGGGTCTCTACCTGTACGTTTTCCTCGCAGCCTTTCTAGGGTACATGCTTGGAGGTGTGGTCTCAGCTGTAACAGGGGCAGGCATTCTGGTGCCTGTGTTCTTTGCAGTTGCTGTGCTGATTGTTTCATTCATAAAACTCATTTTATGGGCACTGATATCCCATATAGTCGCATCCAGGGTTTTCAGTGGAGTAGGGACATTCTCAGGGACCCTTAAGATGATGGGCTTTGCAGCGGCCCCCTTCGTGGTTGGAATATTCGCCTTCATGACCCTGATACTCTGGGGAACAATCTTCACATCCACAGCCCTCATGGTGGTGATGTACATATGGACCATTACCACTGCTGTTGCTGCAGTGGATGCTGAGCATGGGATAGGCTATGGAAGGGCCTTTCTATCAGTATTTGCACTTCCAGCAGTTGTGGTAACCGTTCTGATGATGATTCTGGGGGTGTTATGA
- a CDS encoding flavodoxin — MKALVVYYSRTGNTREVATRIADELGCDIEEIHDTQKRTGILGFIKSGYQAARGKDTVLEPYEKDPYSYDLVIAGTPVWAGKPSVPISTYLKENRSKIKRVAFFCTYGGSGAEGTFRTMKEILGMEPIETVAITEKEIKEDKCDCKIEPFVRDVEEAFRE, encoded by the coding sequence ATGAAAGCGCTTGTGGTATATTACTCAAGAACCGGGAACACAAGGGAGGTTGCAACCAGAATAGCCGATGAACTTGGATGTGATATCGAGGAAATCCATGATACCCAGAAACGTACAGGAATCCTGGGATTTATAAAATCAGGTTACCAGGCTGCAAGGGGTAAGGATACCGTCCTTGAACCCTATGAAAAGGACCCCTACAGTTACGACCTTGTGATAGCTGGAACTCCAGTATGGGCGGGTAAGCCATCTGTACCCATAAGCACCTACCTGAAGGAGAACCGTTCAAAGATAAAGAGGGTGGCCTTCTTCTGCACCTATGGTGGAAGCGGTGCAGAGGGAACCTTCAGGACCATGAAGGAGATCCTTGGCATGGAACCCATAGAGACCGTCGCCATTACAGAGAAGGAGATAAAGGAAGATAAATGCGACTGCAAGATAGAACCCTTCGTAAGGGACGTTGAAGAAGCATTCAGAGAATGA
- the rfbB gene encoding dTDP-glucose 4,6-dehydratase, giving the protein MDRILVTGGAGFIGSNFIRYMLQEHPYQIINLDALTYCGNLENLRGVEDDPRYTFVRGSITDRKLVDGIIKDVDAVINFAAESHVDRSIEDPGIFLRTNVLGTQTLLESSRRHGVERFIQISTDEVYGSLEKGYFTEETPLAPNSPYSASKASADLMVRAYHRTYGLPVNITRCSNNYGPYQFPEKLIPLMITNALENKPLPVYGDGMNVRDWIHVQDHCRAVDLVLHRGRAGEVYNIGGNSERRNIEIVELIVRELGRDESLIRFVEDRPGHDRRYAIDASKIRNELGWKPLYSFEEGIRETIRWYIDNREWWENIKSGEYLRYYERMYGGRLRD; this is encoded by the coding sequence ATGGACAGGATTCTTGTAACTGGTGGGGCCGGTTTCATCGGGAGCAACTTCATAAGGTACATGCTCCAGGAACATCCCTACCAGATAATAAACCTTGACGCCCTCACCTACTGCGGAAACCTTGAGAACCTCAGGGGGGTTGAGGATGACCCCCGCTACACGTTTGTGAGGGGGAGCATAACCGACAGAAAACTCGTGGATGGCATCATAAAGGACGTGGACGCTGTTATTAACTTTGCGGCGGAGTCACATGTCGACCGGAGCATCGAGGATCCCGGGATATTCCTAAGGACCAATGTCCTGGGAACTCAGACACTGCTGGAGTCCTCAAGGAGACATGGAGTTGAAAGGTTCATACAGATCTCAACCGATGAGGTCTATGGTTCACTGGAGAAGGGCTACTTCACAGAGGAGACCCCACTGGCGCCCAACAGCCCCTACTCTGCCAGCAAGGCCTCTGCGGATCTCATGGTAAGGGCTTATCACAGGACCTATGGCCTGCCGGTTAATATAACCCGCTGCTCAAACAACTATGGGCCCTACCAGTTCCCGGAGAAACTCATACCCCTAATGATAACAAATGCCCTTGAGAATAAGCCGTTGCCTGTCTATGGTGACGGAATGAATGTCAGGGACTGGATACATGTCCAGGACCACTGCAGGGCAGTTGACCTTGTCCTGCACAGGGGACGTGCGGGTGAGGTCTACAATATAGGTGGTAACAGTGAGAGGAGGAATATAGAGATCGTTGAGCTGATAGTGAGGGAACTTGGCAGGGACGAATCCCTCATAAGGTTCGTTGAGGACCGCCCGGGCCATGACCGGAGATATGCAATCGATGCGAGTAAGATAAGGAATGAACTTGGATGGAAGCCCCTTTACTCCTTTGAGGAGGGTATAAGAGAGACCATAAGGTGGTACATTGATAACAGGGAATGGTGGGAGAATATAAAAAGCGGGGAGTACCTGAGGTACTATGAGAGGATGTACGGTGGTAGACTCAGGGATTAA
- a CDS encoding HAD family hydrolase, whose amino-acid sequence MKTIIFDIDKTLLVGSHCHFYSFRLAFRELFDVDVRIDIGNIQGMTDKEIIFRTGAEHGLEIGDEEFRRIVDRISCNYRLNLGRDNIRALDGAGAVLERLRDAGIPLGVVTGNIEPVAWLKLRAASFDTHFSFGGFGNEGCSRASILRLALERASGIYGNLKAGDVIAVGDTPRDIAAGREVGVTTVGVATGDFSMDELEEAGADHVLEGLFDVDAFLEIAGYPYPVTSEVPR is encoded by the coding sequence ATGAAGACCATCATATTTGATATTGATAAGACACTCCTTGTGGGTTCCCACTGCCACTTCTACTCCTTCAGGCTGGCATTCAGGGAACTCTTTGATGTTGATGTCAGGATAGACATCGGGAACATTCAGGGGATGACCGATAAGGAGATAATATTCAGGACAGGGGCAGAACATGGCCTTGAGATTGGAGATGAAGAGTTCAGAAGGATAGTTGACAGGATATCCTGCAACTACCGGCTGAACCTTGGCAGGGATAATATAAGGGCCCTTGATGGTGCCGGAGCGGTCCTTGAGCGCCTCAGAGATGCAGGGATACCCCTTGGAGTTGTAACCGGTAACATTGAACCCGTGGCCTGGCTGAAACTGAGGGCTGCGTCCTTTGATACTCACTTCAGCTTCGGAGGCTTCGGTAATGAGGGCTGCAGCAGGGCCTCAATTCTGAGGCTGGCCCTTGAAAGAGCTTCAGGTATCTATGGAAACCTCAAAGCAGGGGATGTTATTGCCGTGGGCGACACACCCCGTGATATCGCAGCCGGCAGGGAGGTGGGTGTTACAACGGTGGGGGTTGCAACAGGCGATTTCAGCATGGATGAACTTGAGGAGGCGGGTGCAGACCACGTCCTTGAGGGACTGTTTGATGTTGATGCTTTTCTTGAGATAGCAGGGTATCCTTACCCGGTAACCTCAGAGGTTCCAAGATGA
- a CDS encoding cyclase family protein: MYELLSYPLEDRSPVHPSLEDVSITMSTTVGNDGYETHTIRTSNHAGTHIDAPAHFIEGGRRISEYSINDLIFNEVSIVEVDAGPCVPIGKDDVELVECELLIIKTGFGSLRGEEVYLRDNPWITPELIDHIRRNFKGIRAIGIDCISISTSSRPSEGRMAHLNAFMEKPYYGDPLLLIEDMKLDRIREVTGRVFAVPWMLGSVDSAPCTVIAELR, from the coding sequence ATGTATGAGCTGCTCTCATACCCCCTTGAGGACAGATCACCGGTCCACCCATCCCTTGAGGATGTGAGTATAACCATGAGCACCACTGTAGGGAATGATGGATATGAGACCCACACCATCAGGACCAGCAACCATGCAGGTACACACATAGATGCACCCGCACACTTCATTGAGGGCGGAAGGAGGATCTCTGAATACAGCATCAATGATCTTATCTTCAACGAGGTCTCCATCGTTGAGGTGGATGCAGGTCCATGTGTCCCCATAGGGAAGGATGACGTTGAACTTGTGGAGTGTGAGCTCCTCATCATAAAAACAGGTTTCGGGTCACTCAGGGGAGAGGAGGTTTACCTCAGGGACAACCCATGGATAACCCCTGAACTCATAGACCATATAAGAAGAAACTTCAAGGGGATAAGGGCTATCGGGATTGACTGCATATCCATATCCACTTCATCAAGGCCCTCTGAGGGGAGGATGGCCCATCTGAACGCCTTCATGGAGAAACCTTACTATGGGGACCCCCTGCTCCTCATAGAGGACATGAAACTTGACAGGATCCGGGAGGTTACCGGGAGGGTGTTCGCGGTTCCATGGATGCTTGGATCAGTTGACAGCGCACCCTGCACCGTTATAGCGGAGCTGAGATGA
- the rfbC gene encoding dTDP-4-dehydrorhamnose 3,5-epimerase, whose product MGEFRFRKTRLDGAFIIEPEVYMDDRGYFMETFNEAIFRENGLEVSFVQDNESMSVRGVLRGLHFQRKKPQGKLVRVIRGEIFDVAVDLRRDSETYGEWAGVRLSDENRREFFIPEGFAHGFLALSDECIVNYKCTELYHPEYDSGIPWDDPDIGIDWPLEMVDDLIISEKDRNWKPLRENPVYL is encoded by the coding sequence ATGGGTGAATTCAGGTTCAGAAAAACCCGCCTCGATGGCGCCTTCATCATAGAACCAGAGGTGTACATGGACGACAGGGGATACTTCATGGAGACCTTCAATGAGGCCATATTCAGGGAGAATGGCCTTGAAGTCAGTTTTGTGCAGGACAACGAGTCGATGTCGGTTCGGGGAGTCCTCAGGGGGCTGCACTTCCAGAGAAAGAAGCCCCAGGGAAAACTTGTCAGGGTGATAAGGGGTGAAATATTTGATGTTGCGGTGGACCTCAGGAGGGACTCAGAGACCTACGGGGAATGGGCTGGCGTCAGGCTCTCAGATGAGAACAGGAGGGAGTTCTTCATCCCCGAGGGATTTGCACATGGATTTCTGGCCCTCTCAGATGAGTGCATAGTTAACTACAAGTGCACCGAGCTCTACCACCCGGAGTATGACTCCGGTATCCCCTGGGACGACCCCGACATTGGAATAGACTGGCCCCTTGAAATGGTTGACGACCTTATAATCTCAGAGAAGGACAGGAACTGGAAGCCACTGAGGGAGAACCCTGTATACCTGTGA
- the rfbA gene encoding glucose-1-phosphate thymidylyltransferase RfbA, with amino-acid sequence MKGIVLAGGSGTRLYPITRAVSKQLLPVYDKPMIYYPLSVLMLAGIRDILVISTPRDLPLYRDLLEDGSQFGVKFTYRTQEEPRGIADAFLVGKDFIGDSKVALVLGDNVFYGHRFSEILQRAASLDEGAVIFGYYVKDPRPFGVVEFDSEGRVISIEEKPSRPKSNYVVPGLYFYDNQVVEIAERIEPSDRGELEITSINEEYLRMGKLRVELMGRGMAWLDTGTHDGLLEASSFIETIQKRQGFYIACLEEIAYNNGWITREDVLEMAEKLEKTDYGKYLRDLAEGNFHG; translated from the coding sequence ATGAAGGGAATAGTTCTTGCAGGTGGCTCAGGGACACGCCTCTACCCCATAACAAGGGCTGTCTCAAAGCAGCTGCTACCAGTCTATGATAAACCAATGATATACTATCCCCTATCCGTCCTTATGCTGGCGGGTATAAGGGACATACTCGTAATATCAACACCCCGGGACCTTCCACTCTACAGGGATCTTCTGGAGGACGGCTCGCAGTTTGGGGTTAAATTCACCTACAGGACCCAGGAGGAACCCAGGGGGATTGCGGATGCATTCCTGGTTGGTAAGGACTTCATAGGGGACTCAAAGGTCGCCCTTGTTCTGGGTGATAATGTATTCTATGGACACAGGTTCAGTGAAATACTCCAGAGGGCGGCTTCACTTGATGAGGGTGCGGTAATATTCGGTTACTATGTCAAGGACCCCCGTCCCTTCGGCGTGGTTGAATTTGACAGCGAAGGAAGGGTTATATCCATTGAGGAGAAACCATCAAGGCCTAAATCAAATTACGTAGTACCTGGCCTCTACTTCTATGATAACCAGGTTGTTGAGATCGCTGAAAGGATAGAACCCTCAGATAGGGGGGAACTTGAAATAACATCAATCAATGAGGAGTACCTCAGGATGGGTAAACTCAGGGTCGAGCTCATGGGTCGTGGTATGGCCTGGCTGGATACAGGGACCCATGACGGCCTCCTTGAGGCAAGCAGTTTCATAGAAACAATACAGAAGAGGCAGGGATTCTACATTGCATGCCTGGAGGAGATCGCCTACAACAACGGCTGGATCACCAGGGAGGATGTGCTTGAAATGGCTGAAAAGCTTGAAAAAACAGATTACGGTAAGTACCTCAGGGACCTTGCGGAGGGGAACTTCCATGGGTGA
- the rfbD gene encoding dTDP-4-dehydrorhamnose reductase, whose amino-acid sequence MKILITGSSGMLGGDLVDVLSLGHEVVTSGSLDIRDLDGVMEFLRETRPDVVVHAAAFTDVDCAETERDTAYQVNVLGTRNIAAAASEVGSSILYISTDYVFDGEKGEGYLEFDEPNPINFYGKTKYLGEVSVRELSERFYIVRTSWLFGTNGRNFVRTMIELAEMGHEISVVDDQYGSPTYTRDLAEAIGKLVERPAYGVYHITNSGQCSWYEFASDIFHELGMEVQLKPVKSHEFPRPARRPSFSVLRNYNWSMEGFKPLRSYRDALKDYLKETGAGSE is encoded by the coding sequence ATGAAGATCCTTATAACCGGTTCCTCAGGCATGCTTGGAGGGGACCTCGTTGATGTCCTCTCCCTGGGGCATGAGGTTGTAACTTCGGGCTCCCTTGACATTCGTGACCTTGATGGTGTTATGGAATTCCTAAGGGAGACCCGTCCAGATGTCGTTGTACATGCCGCGGCATTCACAGATGTTGACTGTGCAGAAACAGAGAGGGACACTGCATACCAGGTGAATGTGCTTGGAACCAGGAACATTGCAGCCGCGGCATCTGAGGTGGGGTCATCCATCCTTTACATATCAACGGATTACGTCTTTGACGGTGAAAAGGGTGAGGGATACCTTGAATTCGATGAACCAAACCCCATCAACTTCTATGGTAAAACAAAGTACCTCGGGGAGGTTTCGGTGCGTGAGCTTTCAGAGAGGTTCTACATCGTCAGGACATCCTGGCTGTTCGGGACGAACGGTAGGAACTTCGTGAGGACCATGATTGAACTGGCAGAGATGGGACATGAGATAAGTGTTGTGGATGACCAGTATGGCTCGCCCACCTACACCCGTGACCTTGCAGAGGCCATCGGGAAACTTGTGGAGAGGCCGGCCTACGGGGTCTACCACATCACGAATTCCGGGCAGTGCTCATGGTATGAGTTTGCCTCTGACATATTCCATGAACTCGGCATGGAAGTGCAGCTGAAACCAGTGAAAAGTCATGAATTCCCGAGGCCTGCCAGGAGACCATCATTCTCCGTCCTCAGGAACTATAACTGGTCCATGGAGGGCTTCAAACCCCTAAGGAGCTACAGGGACGCCCTGAAGGATTACCTTAAAGAGACAGGCGCCGGGAGTGAATGA
- a CDS encoding B12-binding domain-containing radical SAM protein has translation MLINPEDRTAVKNKLGFVLPPLNLMYLGAALESASFTVKIIDDDLKRMGAEGVARIVERINPLIVGITATTATIKTSLEYVRAIKNRLPEVLTVIGGPHPTFLPVDTLKDCRDLDVVVMGEGEATIVDLAEACERGGCLDGVAGITYRTGDRIKTTGPRALIEDLDSIPFPARHLVPFRDYETSSQDAGGMITSRGCVYPCRYCSSSLIMGKKFRFRSPENVVDEVEELVEVYGLHDIAFLDDTFMLHRPRARKISEEIQRRNLDVSFVTSSRVDMVQESLLRDLKAAGMSTIYYGVESGCQRVLDMMKKGITVKQAEDAVRVTKKLGVDVITSFILGYPGEKPAEMDRTIDFSIKLDPDYSQYSILTPFPGTPIYAELKSQGLIEDDWENYTVIKPVIKYEKLGLSRELIQKKLVKAYLKFYSRPRYLIKHSYMIRVFFETLYRTYIEPKIPFKKIEG, from the coding sequence GTGCTTATAAACCCCGAGGACCGGACAGCTGTTAAGAATAAACTGGGCTTTGTTTTGCCACCCCTCAACCTGATGTACCTTGGAGCCGCCCTTGAAAGCGCATCCTTCACTGTTAAGATAATCGACGATGACCTTAAGAGGATGGGAGCTGAGGGGGTTGCCAGAATAGTTGAAAGGATCAACCCACTCATTGTGGGAATAACAGCAACCACTGCAACGATAAAGACGTCCCTCGAGTACGTAAGGGCCATAAAGAATCGTTTACCCGAGGTCCTGACAGTTATAGGGGGGCCACATCCCACATTTCTCCCCGTGGATACCCTCAAGGACTGCAGGGACCTTGATGTTGTTGTAATGGGCGAGGGTGAGGCCACCATCGTGGACCTTGCAGAGGCCTGTGAAAGGGGAGGATGCCTTGATGGTGTAGCAGGTATCACCTACCGTACGGGTGACAGGATAAAGACAACCGGGCCCAGGGCCCTAATAGAGGACCTTGACAGTATCCCCTTCCCTGCAAGGCATCTGGTACCCTTCAGGGACTATGAAACCTCCAGCCAGGACGCCGGCGGGATGATAACCAGTCGCGGCTGTGTCTACCCCTGCAGGTACTGCTCATCATCCCTCATAATGGGTAAGAAGTTCAGGTTCAGGAGCCCGGAGAACGTTGTTGATGAGGTTGAGGAACTTGTGGAGGTCTACGGCCTGCATGATATAGCATTCCTTGACGACACCTTCATGCTACACAGGCCCCGTGCCAGGAAGATCTCTGAGGAGATACAGAGGAGGAACCTTGATGTGAGCTTTGTCACGTCCTCCAGGGTTGACATGGTCCAGGAGTCCCTTCTAAGGGACCTCAAGGCCGCCGGTATGAGCACAATATACTATGGTGTTGAATCAGGGTGTCAGCGCGTCCTTGATATGATGAAAAAGGGCATAACCGTGAAGCAGGCAGAGGATGCTGTGAGGGTCACCAAGAAGCTTGGTGTGGACGTCATAACATCCTTCATCCTGGGATACCCCGGTGAAAAACCCGCAGAGATGGACCGGACCATAGACTTTTCAATAAAGCTTGACCCTGACTACAGCCAGTACTCAATACTGACCCCATTCCCGGGCACTCCAATCTACGCCGAGCTCAAGAGCCAGGGACTCATTGAAGATGACTGGGAGAATTACACCGTCATAAAGCCTGTTATAAAATACGAGAAGCTGGGTCTGAGCCGTGAGCTCATCCAGAAAAAACTTGTGAAGGCCTACCTGAAATTCTATTCAAGGCCACGTTACCTCATTAAGCACAGCTACATGATACGCGTATTCTTCGAAACCCTCTACAGGACCTACATCGAGCCAAAGATCCCCTTTAAAAAGATTGAAGGGTGA
- a CDS encoding radical SAM/SPASM domain-containing protein → MMGECRKDRAPRIESALRHFLHDDECCFECRVLSSILGLIVSRGAEAFGVNEDDIKEQMHDPHWLRGLISVLQGIGFFGVSRPFIPGAPFQVVWNITGRCNLKCKHCYEYAGNSSHEMEVTEGLRVIDTLADAGVTSLAFSGGEPGIHPGIIEYISRSHEKGMYTAMATNGYIFSDSKLCSKFVDAGLQFVQISIDSMRPEVHDRFRGVNGSWERACKAVKNFSEYDIFVEVATTVTSENCMHLSGMAEFFHELGADWFMLYNFIPAGRGNENRQLDISPEERYRVLCDAYYSNLRGKIQVLSTAPQFAPVAADLSEHKTIIPTHFYNPEYTEETLHLAEFIGGCGAGRFYLSIEPDGDIYPCVFFPHHEDLRVGNILEDDFEDLWKNNRILKSLRDRDELKGHCGSCESRYICGGCRARALSYLGDINSPDPGCVKNTGEWFRICGEKQNGGV, encoded by the coding sequence ATGATGGGGGAGTGCCGGAAGGACAGAGCTCCCCGGATAGAGAGTGCCCTGAGACACTTCCTCCATGACGATGAATGCTGCTTCGAGTGCAGGGTGCTCTCCAGTATCCTCGGCCTAATAGTGAGCAGAGGAGCAGAGGCCTTTGGCGTGAATGAGGATGATATAAAGGAACAGATGCATGATCCCCACTGGTTGAGGGGCCTCATCAGCGTCCTCCAGGGCATCGGGTTCTTCGGTGTCAGCAGACCCTTCATACCTGGAGCCCCATTCCAGGTGGTGTGGAACATTACAGGGCGTTGCAACCTGAAATGCAAGCACTGCTACGAATACGCCGGTAATAGTTCACATGAAATGGAAGTCACTGAAGGTCTCAGAGTTATAGACACCCTCGCAGATGCAGGCGTAACATCCCTTGCCTTTTCAGGTGGAGAGCCCGGAATACACCCCGGCATAATCGAATACATCTCCCGGTCCCATGAGAAGGGCATGTACACCGCCATGGCAACCAATGGCTACATTTTCAGTGACAGTAAGCTCTGCAGTAAATTCGTTGATGCTGGCCTGCAGTTTGTACAGATAAGCATCGATTCCATGAGGCCAGAGGTCCACGACAGATTTCGTGGTGTTAATGGCTCATGGGAGAGGGCCTGCAAGGCCGTTAAAAACTTCTCAGAGTATGACATCTTTGTGGAGGTTGCAACCACTGTAACCTCAGAAAACTGTATGCACCTGTCAGGAATGGCTGAATTTTTCCATGAACTGGGTGCAGACTGGTTCATGCTCTACAATTTCATCCCGGCTGGCAGGGGAAATGAAAACCGCCAGCTGGACATAAGCCCTGAAGAGAGGTACAGGGTCCTCTGTGACGCCTACTACAGTAACCTCCGTGGAAAAATCCAAGTCCTTTCAACAGCGCCACAGTTCGCACCAGTCGCAGCAGATCTAAGCGAGCATAAGACGATAATACCCACCCACTTCTATAATCCTGAATACACAGAGGAAACACTCCATCTGGCAGAATTTATTGGTGGATGTGGCGCTGGAAGATTCTACCTGAGCATCGAACCGGATGGTGATATCTATCCCTGCGTATTCTTCCCCCACCATGAGGACCTGCGTGTGGGCAACATTCTCGAAGACGACTTTGAAGATTTATGGAAGAACAACAGGATCCTCAAGAGCCTCAGGGACAGGGATGAACTCAAAGGTCACTGCGGGTCATGTGAATCCAGATACATCTGCGGCGGCTGCAGGGCACGCGCCCTATCCTATCTTGGGGACATCAATTCACCGGACCCTGGCTGTGTGAAGAACACTGGGGAATGGTTCAGGATCTGTGGAGAAAAGCAAAATGGTGGTGTTTAA
- a CDS encoding helix-turn-helix transcriptional regulator: MKRDICEIEHTDEEKVLRVRAEMPSGDEIRGICDIFKILSEPTRLKILMALSLDSLCVCELASLLDVTQSAVSHQLRILRNAGMVDYERDGKMARYYLRDNGVVEFIEQCSKLHSRSEE; encoded by the coding sequence ATGAAGAGGGATATCTGTGAAATTGAGCATACAGACGAGGAAAAGGTGCTCAGGGTCAGGGCTGAAATGCCCTCCGGGGATGAGATAAGGGGGATCTGTGACATTTTTAAGATATTATCTGAACCAACAAGACTTAAGATACTCATGGCACTTTCACTGGACTCCCTCTGCGTATGTGAACTGGCATCATTACTGGATGTAACCCAGTCAGCGGTTTCACATCAGCTGAGGATCCTCAGGAACGCGGGGATGGTTGACTATGAGAGGGATGGTAAGATGGCACGCTACTACCTGCGGGATAATGGGGTTGTGGAGTTCATAGAGCAGTGCAGTAAACTGCATTCACGCTCTGAGGAATAA